From Halotia branconii CENA392, the proteins below share one genomic window:
- a CDS encoding plasmid replication protein, CyRepA1 family: MHLHCLHPQHLEELITDSGIDLHLTQLNFKSLQGANAYEYLLISEHLPRTNTGMIKSGWLQRYSHIAAGGWWCSGLDPLKNWQLMEWGCFKPNQPRMNHKGKYIKYEHPPSTPTRIFCLRVTLSVWQQVCGRYNLALPTDIEIDCNGAAVGFWQWVMEHNLPIIICEGVKKAAALLTQGYAAIAVPGITSGYRVVKDRFGKVINRQLIPDLATFAITKRTFYICFDFETQPQKIAAVNNAIAQLGCLFQEKKCSVKVIELPGTEKGVDEFIIAKGANNFEKIYRQSVDLEIYLAQIKPHTELTIPAALTINRPYLGEVSFPTSGLVGVKSAKGTGKTTALQTLVNQAKNRSQPVLLITHRIQLGKFLCEKVGIKWGLNQSDWLTTSDQELPIIFDPFFLNKSVGLCVDSIWKLNLEDWQGAIVILDEVEQSLWHLLNSDTCKHKRIKILKLFQQLISIVLQTGGLVIAQDADLSDVSLEYLQGLAGIKLMPWVLVNQWKPQRGWDVTFYDSPNPTPLIHQLELDLLAGRKCYVTTDSRSGRYSCETIERYLKERLEKLRQQFPKSLVISSHTTNTPGHAAVDFVAAINQKISDYSAVFVTPSLGTGISIDVQHFDRVYGIFQGVIPDAEARQALARVRDDVPRIVWCSKRGIGLIGSGSTNYRLLSNWYQENQKENLALLSPLHKIDVDLPLVYDPIHLRTWAKLSARVNASIRLYRQSMQDGLTADGHQIWMRSNAVHNNIIRDLRLAFLATDPSDLATRKRLILEIVQVQKDWSEKRQKAKEIKRQIRDIKQQNQLSSAMAIANARDIDYVEHEQLLAKHTLTEEERNQIHKYNLRQRYGVAVTSFLKLRDDKGYYYQLLVHYYLTHESEYFHIRDQKEWHQQLSWGEGKVFLPDLKTYTCKVEAMRVLGMLQFLEPERRFTESDADLLLLKDVAFQHSQHIKRVLGIDLVREQESISTIKILGRLLNLLGLKLKRINDIYQIDPETLHDGREQIFTVWYQRDELMLINDQRMGCEMISSPLNYSMNNSQTNAVFASVQFK, encoded by the coding sequence ATGCATCTACATTGCTTACATCCCCAACACCTTGAGGAATTAATTACAGATAGTGGTATAGATTTACACTTAACACAGCTTAATTTTAAATCGCTCCAAGGCGCAAATGCTTATGAGTACCTATTAATTTCTGAGCATTTGCCGCGTACCAACACTGGAATGATTAAAAGTGGATGGTTACAGCGTTACTCTCATATCGCCGCAGGTGGTTGGTGGTGTTCTGGATTAGACCCTTTGAAAAATTGGCAATTAATGGAATGGGGATGCTTTAAGCCGAATCAACCCCGGATGAATCATAAGGGTAAATACATTAAATATGAGCATCCCCCCAGCACACCTACACGAATATTTTGTTTGCGGGTGACGCTATCGGTTTGGCAGCAAGTTTGTGGGCGTTACAATCTAGCTTTACCCACAGATATTGAAATTGACTGTAATGGCGCTGCTGTAGGCTTTTGGCAATGGGTGATGGAACATAATCTACCCATCATTATCTGTGAAGGAGTCAAGAAAGCAGCAGCATTATTAACACAAGGATACGCTGCGATCGCAGTTCCGGGAATTACCAGTGGTTATCGGGTTGTTAAAGATAGATTTGGCAAAGTTATCAATCGGCAGTTGATTCCTGACTTAGCAACATTCGCTATTACCAAGCGCACTTTTTATATTTGCTTTGACTTTGAAACTCAACCCCAAAAAATTGCCGCCGTCAATAATGCAATTGCTCAACTTGGTTGTTTGTTCCAAGAGAAAAAATGCTCAGTCAAAGTTATTGAACTTCCAGGTACAGAAAAAGGTGTTGACGAATTTATCATTGCTAAAGGTGCAAACAATTTTGAGAAAATTTATCGCCAAAGTGTTGATTTAGAAATTTACCTTGCTCAAATTAAACCTCATACCGAGTTAACAATTCCAGCAGCACTCACCATCAACCGACCTTATTTAGGAGAAGTTTCTTTCCCCACTTCTGGTTTAGTAGGAGTCAAATCAGCTAAAGGTACAGGTAAAACCACAGCTTTGCAAACTCTTGTTAATCAAGCAAAAAATAGAAGTCAACCAGTATTATTAATTACTCACAGGATTCAACTAGGAAAATTTTTATGTGAAAAGGTAGGAATTAAATGGGGATTAAATCAGAGTGATTGGTTAACGACATCCGATCAAGAATTACCTATTATTTTTGATCCATTCTTTTTGAATAAATCTGTAGGCTTATGTGTTGATTCTATTTGGAAACTCAATCTTGAAGATTGGCAGGGAGCAATTGTAATTTTAGACGAAGTAGAACAATCTTTATGGCATTTGCTTAATAGTGATACTTGCAAACACAAACGCATCAAGATTCTTAAATTATTTCAGCAACTAATTTCTATAGTTCTACAAACTGGGGGATTAGTAATTGCTCAGGATGCTGATTTATCAGATGTATCCTTAGAATACTTACAGGGGTTAGCAGGCATAAAATTAATGCCTTGGGTGCTAGTAAATCAATGGAAACCGCAACGAGGCTGGGATGTAACTTTTTACGATTCTCCAAATCCTACACCGCTAATTCATCAACTAGAACTAGACTTACTTGCAGGACGTAAATGCTATGTCACTACCGATAGTCGCTCTGGACGTTATAGTTGTGAGACAATTGAACGTTATTTAAAAGAGCGTTTAGAAAAATTACGACAGCAGTTTCCTAAATCTCTAGTAATTAGCAGTCATACCACAAATACTCCTGGTCATGCAGCAGTAGACTTTGTAGCTGCTATTAATCAAAAAATTTCTGATTATAGTGCTGTTTTTGTGACACCCAGCCTCGGTACTGGCATTAGTATTGATGTTCAACATTTTGACCGTGTTTATGGAATTTTTCAAGGAGTAATTCCTGATGCCGAAGCACGCCAAGCATTAGCCAGAGTCAGGGACGATGTACCACGTATTGTCTGGTGTTCTAAACGAGGCATCGGCTTAATTGGTAGTGGTAGTACAAATTATCGTTTGTTGTCTAATTGGTATCAAGAAAATCAAAAAGAAAATTTAGCTTTGCTCAGTCCATTACATAAAATAGATGTGGATTTACCATTGGTTTATGATCCGATTCATTTACGGACTTGGGCAAAATTGTCTGCAAGAGTCAATGCGTCAATTCGTCTTTATCGTCAATCGATGCAAGATGGCTTAACTGCTGATGGACATCAAATTTGGATGCGAAGTAATGCTGTTCACAACAATATTATTCGAGATTTACGATTAGCATTTTTAGCAACTGATCCCAGCGATTTAGCAACGCGCAAAAGATTGATTTTAGAAATTGTTCAAGTTCAAAAAGATTGGTCAGAAAAACGCCAAAAAGCGAAAGAAATCAAACGTCAAATTAGAGATATTAAGCAGCAAAATCAATTATCCTCTGCAATGGCGATCGCAAATGCTAGAGATATTGATTATGTCGAACATGAGCAGCTATTAGCCAAACATACCTTAACTGAAGAAGAACGCAACCAAATTCATAAATATAACCTCCGACAAAGATATGGTGTTGCAGTCACTTCTTTTTTGAAATTGCGCGATGACAAAGGTTATTATTACCAATTATTGGTTCACTATTATCTGACTCATGAAAGTGAGTATTTCCATATCAGAGATCAAAAAGAATGGCATCAGCAATTGTCTTGGGGCGAAGGTAAGGTTTTCCTCCCAGATTTAAAAACCTATACCTGCAAAGTTGAAGCAATGAGGGTTTTAGGAATGCTTCAGTTTCTAGAACCAGAAAGAAGATTTACTGAAAGTGATGCTGACTTGCTGTTACTGAAAGATGTCGCTTTTCAGCATAGTCAACATATTAAAAGAGTTTTGGGTATTGATTTGGTAAGAGAGCAAGAAAGTATTTCGACAATAAAAATACTTGGTAGATTGTTAAACTTATTGGGTTTAAAACTAAAACGAATTAATGATATTTATCAAATTGATCCAGAGACTTTACATGATGGCAGAGAGCAAATATTTACAGTTTGGTATCAACGAGATGAGCTGATGTTAATCAATGATCAAAGGATGGGATGTGAAATGATAAGTTCTCCTCTAAATTACTCGATGAATAATTCACAAACTAATGCTGTTTTCGCTAGCGTTCAGTTTAAATAA
- a CDS encoding GDYXXLXY domain-containing protein: MRSDSSESSTNKSLSPEAEFSKKLTFRDYLIATEQKANQPLPFWRLLIPLAIQTGIILAVPTQAMYTNLAGKEVILQTVPVNPDEVLRDYTLSLDYNISRIANLRRLSGWDDLLRRNQSRNGQLLSGTNLYVILQEQQSFGRGVPRAWRPIRVSSNLPNYLPNNQVALRGVYQDGYVIYGIETYNIPEEQRQQMNNDIFRIAQQNRRRTRPIVVKVRVDPQGKAVPVSLWVGDRNYTF; the protein is encoded by the coding sequence ATGAGAAGTGACTCTTCTGAATCTAGTACAAATAAATCATTGTCTCCCGAAGCGGAATTTTCTAAGAAGCTGACTTTTCGCGATTACTTAATTGCTACCGAACAAAAAGCAAACCAACCTTTACCTTTTTGGCGGCTATTAATTCCCTTAGCAATACAAACAGGAATAATTCTCGCAGTTCCCACCCAAGCAATGTACACTAACCTCGCAGGTAAAGAGGTTATTTTACAAACAGTACCTGTAAACCCTGATGAAGTGCTGCGGGACTATACTTTATCGCTGGACTACAACATCTCCCGCATTGCCAACTTAAGAAGACTTTCTGGTTGGGATGATTTACTTAGGAGAAATCAGAGTAGAAACGGACAATTACTATCAGGAACAAATTTGTATGTGATTTTGCAAGAGCAACAGTCCTTTGGCCGTGGTGTTCCTAGAGCTTGGCGACCAATACGTGTGAGTAGTAATCTCCCCAACTACCTGCCAAATAATCAAGTAGCCTTAAGAGGTGTTTATCAGGATGGTTACGTCATATATGGGATAGAAACATATAATATCCCAGAAGAACAACGCCAGCAGATGAATAACGATATTTTCCGCATTGCCCAACAAAACAGAAGACGGACACGACCTATAGTGGTGAAAGTGAGAGTAGATCCTCAGGGTAAAGCTGTGCCAGTTAGCTTGTGGGTAGGCGATCGCAACTATACTTTTTAG
- a CDS encoding DUF2157 domain-containing protein gives MVLDNFHQKLRKEILLWRDEGIISSSQYQQLADRYQFKNLEVDARDRSGMIAIAIGSILLSLGVITFVAANWQAWSREVKFILMMSLFLTTTIIGFYTWNQASKAESKKQQRSKRLLGEGLLVLSAFILGANIALMAQISNINGSTAELFLAWGFGVLFMAYGLCLNSLGIMAIILIQIGYWAGLGDLSFYSTVSGEWSWVRLVVRHMPLLSWLLFVPLAYFCRSRWIFFLAALIFAVSLQLNLNPLPLLNFADVAPWMASFAFALPPALFWSYDDLLFPTINYRLFQPLARDLGLVAFGFVFYVLSFRWQWQAPFYNSYPQTSNASVFMSLPIIDLGILSGLAVLQWLFLLRQKNNPPRREIVFTTAIIATFIVFIAVVPFWHQAISRIGELGSFIFNVLLAVLSWGLIQEGLKLNNRRTFWGGMLLFTLQIISRMLEYDTDLLFRSLVFFMCGSALISAGLWFERRLTTASRK, from the coding sequence ATGGTATTAGATAATTTTCACCAGAAACTACGCAAAGAAATACTATTATGGAGAGACGAAGGAATAATTAGCTCTTCACAATATCAACAACTTGCAGACCGTTATCAATTTAAAAACCTAGAAGTTGATGCACGCGATCGCTCTGGGATGATTGCGATCGCTATAGGTAGTATCCTTTTAAGTTTAGGCGTGATTACCTTTGTCGCCGCCAACTGGCAGGCATGGTCACGAGAAGTTAAATTCATCTTGATGATGAGTTTGTTTTTGACAACTACAATCATTGGTTTTTACACCTGGAACCAAGCAAGCAAAGCTGAAAGCAAGAAACAGCAACGCAGCAAACGCTTATTAGGAGAGGGATTGCTAGTTTTGAGCGCCTTTATCTTAGGTGCAAACATCGCCCTCATGGCGCAGATTTCCAATATTAACGGTTCCACTGCCGAATTGTTTCTCGCTTGGGGATTTGGTGTTTTGTTCATGGCTTACGGTCTGTGCTTAAATTCCTTGGGAATTATGGCAATTATCCTCATACAGATTGGCTATTGGGCGGGACTAGGAGACTTATCTTTTTATTCAACTGTTTCTGGTGAATGGTCTTGGGTGCGGCTGGTGGTAAGACACATGCCTTTATTATCATGGCTACTGTTTGTACCTTTAGCTTATTTTTGCCGTTCGCGTTGGATTTTTTTCTTAGCAGCCCTGATCTTTGCTGTTTCTTTGCAATTAAACCTCAATCCCTTACCATTACTGAATTTTGCTGATGTAGCGCCTTGGATGGCATCTTTTGCTTTTGCCCTGCCACCTGCATTATTCTGGAGTTATGACGATTTACTGTTTCCTACAATCAATTACCGATTATTTCAACCTCTAGCCCGCGATTTAGGGTTGGTGGCTTTTGGGTTTGTCTTTTATGTTTTGTCCTTCCGTTGGCAATGGCAAGCCCCATTTTACAATTCTTATCCGCAAACGAGCAACGCAAGTGTGTTCATGTCTCTTCCCATCATCGATTTAGGGATTCTTAGTGGTTTAGCAGTATTGCAATGGTTGTTTCTACTGCGCCAGAAAAATAATCCTCCCCGCCGAGAAATAGTTTTTACTACAGCAATAATTGCCACTTTTATTGTTTTTATAGCTGTAGTACCTTTTTGGCATCAAGCTATTAGCCGTATTGGTGAACTCGGTAGTTTTATTTTCAACGTACTTTTGGCAGTATTGTCTTGGGGATTAATTCAAGAAGGATTGAAATTAAACAACAGACGTACCTTTTGGGGCGGTATGCTATTGTTCACGTTGCAAATCATTAGTCGAATGCTAGAGTACGACACCGACCTACTTTTTAGGTCACTTGTGTTTTTTATGTGTGGCTCTGCATTAATTAGTGCTGGACTTTGGTTTGAACGTCGCCTAACTACTGCCAGTAGAAAGTGA
- a CDS encoding RsmB/NOP family class I SAM-dependent RNA methyltransferase, which produces MEKLSNLLLKLSRRLFVDSNQQEQFIEALIHPQPFPPCILWCQEKPEILPFIVETPTNWQPQFVDRLYLGEKPGQHPLHNQGYFYCLDFSSVFAATTLLAIPQSIQIIFDMCASPGGKSVFAWKALQPELIISNEVIGKRLKMLISNLKRCQISPSIVVNRDSSIFAENISLSSDLVIVDAPCTGQSLLAKGEKSPGCFHPTAINKSANRQKRIIANSAKVVAPQGYLAYMTCTYSLEENEQVCEWFLSRFPQFQAVKISSLQEYQSHLTTLPCYRIFPQDRLGAGAFTVLFQNTEDGEKKDIGLDALSRVWKNTNHSTDC; this is translated from the coding sequence ATGGAAAAACTTTCAAATTTACTACTTAAACTTTCACGGCGTTTGTTTGTTGATTCAAATCAACAAGAACAATTTATTGAAGCATTAATTCATCCCCAACCTTTTCCACCTTGTATTCTTTGGTGTCAAGAAAAGCCAGAGATTTTACCTTTTATAGTAGAAACACCAACTAACTGGCAACCACAATTTGTAGACCGTTTATACCTGGGTGAAAAACCAGGTCAACATCCGCTACATAACCAAGGGTATTTTTATTGCTTAGATTTTTCTTCTGTATTTGCTGCTACTACTTTGTTAGCAATTCCTCAATCAATCCAGATAATTTTTGATATGTGTGCTTCTCCAGGTGGTAAGAGTGTCTTTGCCTGGAAGGCGTTACAACCAGAATTAATTATTAGTAATGAAGTGATTGGTAAACGTTTGAAAATGTTAATCTCTAATTTAAAACGTTGCCAAATTAGTCCTTCTATTGTAGTGAATAGAGATTCTAGTATTTTTGCAGAAAATATTTCCTTATCTAGTGATTTAGTTATAGTAGATGCGCCTTGCACTGGACAATCTTTACTCGCTAAAGGTGAAAAATCACCAGGATGTTTTCATCCGACAGCTATTAATAAAAGTGCAAACCGACAAAAAAGAATTATAGCTAATTCGGCTAAAGTTGTTGCTCCTCAAGGTTATCTTGCTTATATGACTTGTACTTATTCTCTTGAAGAAAATGAGCAGGTTTGTGAATGGTTTTTGTCACGCTTTCCCCAATTTCAGGCTGTAAAAATTAGCTCTTTACAAGAGTATCAATCACATTTAACTACTCTACCTTGTTATCGAATTTTTCCTCAAGATAGATTAGGCGCTGGTGCGTTTACTGTGCTTTTTCAAAACACTGAGGATGGTGAAAAAAAAGATATAGGTTTGGATGCTTTATCTAGGGTTTGGAAAAATACTAACCACAGTACAGATTGTTAA
- a CDS encoding flavodoxin family protein — protein sequence MPTIAIIYFSGNGHTHLMAQAVAKGASQCEGTTIELIRIIGEEIVNGRWKNDQVMTKLNHADAIVFGSPTYMGGVAAQFKAFIDAGSEIWFKHGWKDKIAGGFTHSSSPSGDKQGTLLYLVTNAAQHGMIWVNVGDLQSFLFGKDDGVNRLGGFLGVMGQSPLDMSGKEAVIDEGDRLTSERYGLRIAEVTKRFIN from the coding sequence ATGCCTACCATTGCAATTATCTATTTTTCTGGTAACGGTCATACTCATTTAATGGCACAAGCTGTTGCTAAAGGTGCAAGTCAATGTGAAGGTACAACTATTGAACTTATACGGATTATCGGCGAAGAGATCGTCAATGGTCGCTGGAAGAATGATCAAGTGATGACAAAGTTAAATCATGCAGATGCAATTGTATTTGGTTCACCGACTTATATGGGTGGAGTAGCAGCGCAATTCAAAGCATTTATCGATGCAGGTAGCGAAATTTGGTTTAAACACGGATGGAAAGACAAAATTGCTGGCGGTTTTACGCACTCTAGTTCTCCCAGTGGCGACAAACAAGGAACACTTTTATATTTGGTAACGAACGCTGCTCAACATGGCATGATTTGGGTGAATGTGGGAGACTTACAAAGCTTTTTATTTGGTAAGGATGATGGGGTAAATCGCTTAGGGGGATTTTTGGGTGTGATGGGTCAAAGTCCACTGGATATGAGTGGTAAGGAAGCAGTAATTGACGAAGGCGATCGCCTCACATCTGAACGTTATGGATTGCGGATTGCTGAAGTCACAAAGCGTTTTATTAATTGA
- a CDS encoding ABC transporter ATP-binding protein — protein sequence MKTRSNYWQLLPYIRPQWQNITKGCVGILGYVLATLGLINIAGKLAAPFGQGNVVAIAQLAAILGLVFLVRGFFQSVQDIYMAKAALRVAFTLRKQVYSHLQKLNLSFFETAKAGDLSYRLTEDIDRVGEVINKLFHDFIPCVLQLVAIPIYMIYLNWQLTLATVIVAPLMGILIGWFGERLRKYSLKSQNRVSSLSAILTEVFSGIRLVQAFAAEKYEVARFSHEAERSFQAKYLAERLKAIQIPIIGFLEALSALSLLMVGAWQISQRNLTVGEFFSYLAAAGLLIDPIGHTTNNYNEFKQGEASVDRVFELIAIQPTVIEKSKAIALPPVNGKVEYHHVSFAYKPDEPVLKDISLLVMPGEAIALVGASGAGKTTFVNLLPRFYDPLSGQIFIDGVDIQDVTLESLRRQIGIVPQETIMFSGTIAQNIAFGKDVFEMSAVAEAAKIANADQFISQLPEGYHTWVGERGVNLSGGQRQRIAIARAVLLNPQILILDEATSALDSESEALVQEALERLMQNRTVFIIAHRLSTVRRCDRILVLEQGQIVESGTHEELLALEHRYARFYAQQFS from the coding sequence TTGAAAACCCGTTCTAATTACTGGCAACTACTGCCTTATATCCGACCGCAGTGGCAAAATATTACCAAGGGATGTGTTGGCATCTTGGGATATGTCCTAGCGACATTAGGGCTAATAAACATCGCAGGTAAGTTGGCAGCCCCCTTCGGACAAGGTAATGTAGTAGCGATCGCTCAATTAGCTGCAATTCTCGGCTTAGTGTTTCTTGTACGCGGCTTTTTTCAGTCAGTGCAAGATATATACATGGCGAAAGCTGCTTTAAGAGTTGCTTTTACTCTCCGTAAACAAGTCTACAGCCACTTACAAAAGCTCAATCTCAGCTTTTTTGAAACAGCCAAAGCAGGTGATTTATCTTACCGCCTCACAGAAGATATTGACCGCGTTGGTGAAGTCATTAATAAATTATTTCACGATTTTATTCCCTGCGTTTTACAGTTGGTGGCAATTCCCATCTACATGATTTACCTGAATTGGCAACTCACACTAGCCACGGTGATTGTTGCGCCATTAATGGGGATTTTAATTGGCTGGTTTGGCGAACGTTTACGCAAATATTCCCTTAAAAGTCAAAATCGGGTATCGAGTTTATCGGCTATCCTCACGGAAGTTTTCAGCGGTATTCGTCTGGTACAAGCTTTTGCGGCCGAAAAGTATGAAGTCGCCCGATTTAGCCATGAGGCAGAACGCAGTTTTCAAGCCAAATATTTAGCAGAACGCCTCAAAGCCATTCAAATCCCAATTATTGGATTTTTGGAAGCCTTGAGTGCATTATCGTTATTAATGGTAGGGGCCTGGCAAATTTCTCAACGCAACTTAACAGTAGGAGAATTTTTTAGTTACTTAGCCGCAGCCGGGTTGTTGATTGATCCTATTGGTCATACTACTAACAACTACAACGAATTTAAACAAGGTGAAGCCTCTGTTGACCGAGTTTTTGAATTAATAGCAATTCAGCCGACGGTAATAGAAAAATCCAAGGCGATCGCCTTACCCCCAGTCAATGGCAAAGTAGAATATCATCATGTATCTTTTGCCTATAAACCTGATGAGCCTGTTTTAAAAGATATCAGTTTATTGGTCATGCCAGGAGAAGCGATCGCCCTTGTGGGTGCTTCTGGTGCAGGTAAAACTACATTTGTAAATCTTCTACCTCGTTTTTATGATCCACTTTCGGGTCAAATATTCATTGATGGCGTTGATATTCAAGATGTCACCCTTGAAAGTCTGCGGCGACAAATTGGTATTGTTCCCCAAGAAACGATCATGTTTTCCGGGACAATTGCCCAAAATATTGCCTTTGGCAAAGATGTTTTTGAAATGTCAGCAGTTGCAGAAGCGGCAAAAATTGCTAATGCTGACCAATTTATTAGTCAACTACCAGAGGGTTATCATACTTGGGTAGGCGAACGTGGGGTAAACTTATCAGGTGGACAACGCCAAAGAATTGCGATCGCTCGTGCTGTTTTATTAAATCCCCAAATTTTGATTTTAGATGAAGCTACATCTGCGTTAGATTCCGAGTCAGAAGCATTAGTCCAAGAAGCTTTAGAAAGATTAATGCAGAATCGCACAGTATTTATTATTGCTCATCGTTTAAGTACAGTACGACGCTGCGATCGCATTTTAGTTTTAGAACAAGGACAAATTGTCGAGTCGGGAACTCATGAAGAACTATTAGCCTTAGAACACCGCTATGCTAGGTTTTATGCCCAGCAATTTAGTTAA
- a CDS encoding exopolysaccharide biosynthesis protein: MARLSNELQRYFFEEERPSNVTLAEILLLAKERIFGFLLVILSLPSALPIPAPGYSVPFGVLIFLLAVQLIIGAKTPWLPQKMMNHPIKLATVQGFLKGGLPWLRRIEAIARPRLSYICTTLPGRVTIGSAIALMAISMMIPIPGTNTLPAMGIFVTGFGLLEDDGAISLGGLVLCLMGAILTTSILFALVWGGSSILDLIKTWLGR, translated from the coding sequence ATGGCTAGACTATCTAACGAATTACAGCGCTATTTTTTTGAAGAAGAAAGACCATCAAATGTAACTTTGGCGGAGATTTTACTACTAGCAAAAGAAAGAATATTTGGGTTTTTGCTGGTGATTTTATCTCTACCTTCAGCTTTGCCGATTCCTGCGCCTGGGTACTCGGTTCCTTTTGGAGTTTTGATTTTTCTTTTGGCGGTACAGTTAATTATCGGTGCTAAAACTCCTTGGCTACCGCAGAAAATGATGAATCATCCGATTAAACTGGCAACAGTCCAAGGGTTTTTGAAAGGAGGGCTGCCTTGGCTGCGAAGAATTGAAGCGATCGCTCGTCCTCGTTTAAGCTATATCTGTACTACTCTACCAGGAAGAGTCACCATTGGTAGTGCGATCGCTCTGATGGCAATTTCGATGATGATTCCCATTCCAGGAACTAATACCTTACCAGCAATGGGCATTTTTGTAACTGGCTTTGGTTTACTAGAAGATGATGGGGCTATTAGCTTAGGTGGTTTAGTTCTGTGTTTAATGGGAGCAATCTTAACTACTTCAATTTTGTTTGCCTTAGTTTGGGGTGGTTCTAGTATTCTTGATCTAATTAAAACTTGGCTAGGTCGTTAA
- a CDS encoding DedA family protein, whose amino-acid sequence MHFDLPQLIKSLGYFGVWGIIFAESGLLIGFFLPGDSLLFTAGFVASQNLLNIWVLIIGAFICAVLGDNVGYTTGHKFGRRLFQKEDSWLFHKKHLVKTQKFYQQHGKKTIVLARFVPIVRTFAPIVAGLGAMHYRTFMFYNLIGGLFWTFGITILGFFLGKSLPAEQLDKYLLPIIGLIIVVSLLPSIAHLIQESRANRH is encoded by the coding sequence ATGCATTTTGACTTACCACAGTTGATTAAATCATTAGGCTATTTTGGGGTTTGGGGAATTATCTTTGCTGAATCTGGCTTGCTGATTGGGTTTTTTCTACCAGGAGATAGTTTACTGTTTACAGCGGGATTTGTGGCATCTCAAAATCTATTGAATATTTGGGTTTTAATTATTGGTGCTTTTATTTGTGCAGTCCTAGGTGATAACGTTGGCTATACTACAGGACACAAATTTGGTAGAAGATTATTTCAAAAGGAAGACTCATGGTTATTTCATAAAAAACATCTGGTGAAAACCCAAAAATTTTATCAACAGCATGGCAAAAAAACAATTGTTTTAGCCAGATTTGTACCGATTGTCAGGACTTTTGCCCCAATTGTAGCTGGACTTGGTGCAATGCATTATCGGACATTTATGTTTTACAACTTAATCGGCGGCTTATTTTGGACGTTTGGAATTACCATATTAGGGTTTTTCTTAGGAAAATCTTTGCCAGCTGAACAGTTAGATAAGTATTTATTACCGATTATCGGATTAATTATAGTTGTTTCTTTACTACCATCGATTGCTCATTTGATTCAAGAGTCTAGAGCTAATAGACATTGA
- a CDS encoding ABC transporter permease, which translates to MQRYWKVLGIFWSTAIAAEMEYRLNFLIAAFTSLGNLVGSLFGLFLFYRTGYSFTGWSWEAALIVLGIFTLLQGFSATFLAPNLNRIVRHVQEGTLDFVLLKPIRSQFWLSTHTLSPWGVPDLIFGSFIIGYAGQRLGLEISNYLLSAVPLLFGLVILYSLWFMLGATSIWFVKIYNVTEVLRGLLEAGRYPMVAYPVAYRFFFTFVVPVAFLTTIPAEAMLGRSRITWSIGAAVLALVLLLISTWFWRFALRFYTSASS; encoded by the coding sequence ATGCAAAGATATTGGAAAGTACTAGGAATATTTTGGAGTACCGCTATAGCAGCAGAGATGGAGTATCGTCTCAACTTCCTCATAGCTGCTTTTACCAGCTTGGGTAATTTGGTAGGTAGTTTATTTGGACTATTCTTGTTTTATCGTACTGGCTATTCTTTTACTGGCTGGTCATGGGAAGCTGCTTTGATTGTTTTGGGAATTTTTACCTTGCTGCAAGGCTTTTCTGCAACCTTTCTGGCTCCCAATCTCAATCGAATTGTCCGCCATGTCCAAGAAGGCACTTTGGATTTTGTGCTACTCAAACCTATCCGTAGTCAGTTTTGGCTTTCTACTCATACCCTTTCACCTTGGGGAGTACCTGATTTGATTTTTGGTAGTTTTATAATTGGGTATGCAGGTCAACGCCTAGGTTTGGAAATCAGTAACTACCTACTTAGTGCAGTACCTTTGTTATTTGGTTTGGTAATTCTTTATAGTTTGTGGTTCATGCTAGGAGCAACTAGCATCTGGTTTGTAAAAATATACAACGTTACCGAGGTACTACGGGGTTTGTTGGAAGCTGGCAGATATCCAATGGTAGCGTATCCTGTAGCTTATCGTTTTTTCTTTACCTTTGTAGTACCAGTAGCTTTTTTAACTACCATACCAGCAGAAGCGATGTTAGGTCGTAGTCGAATAACTTGGTCAATAGGTGCAGCAGTTTTGGCCTTGGTGCTACTTTTAATTTCTACTTGGTTTTGGCGGTTTGCTTTACGGTTTTACACTAGTGCTTCAAGTTAA